From the Budorcas taxicolor isolate Tak-1 chromosome 1, Takin1.1, whole genome shotgun sequence genome, one window contains:
- the P2RY14 gene encoding P2Y purinoceptor 14 — protein sequence MNATTTPPAEGSCPSNTLITKQIIPMLYFVVFVAGILLNGMSGWVFFYVPSSKSFIVYLKNIVIADFLMSLTFPFKILGDLGLGLWQVKVFVCRVSAVLFYINMYVSIVFFGLIGFDRYYKIVKPLLTSFIQSISYSKLLSVLVWSFTLLIALPNMILTNRSVTEATRVKCMDLKSDLGLKWHKASSYIFVGIFWIVFLSLIIFYTAITKKIFKSHLKSRKNSISVKKKSSRNIFSIMFVFFICFVPYHIARIPYTQSQTEAHYSCQSKQILFYVKEFSLLLSAANVCLDPIIYFFLCQPFREVLCKKLHIPLKTQHDSETSKTKRENIIQESTDTL from the coding sequence ATGAatgccaccaccaccccacctgcGGAGGGGTCCTGCCCCTCGAACACCCTCATCACCAAGCAGATCATCCCCATGCTGTACTTCGTGGTCTTTGTGGCCGGCATCCTGCTCAACGGCATGTCAGGGTGGGTGTTCTTCTACGTGCCTAGCTCCAAGAGTTTCATCGTCTATCTCAAGAATATTGTCATTGCCGACTTCCTGATGAGCCTGACTTTTCCTTTCAAGATCCTGGGGGACTTGGGCCTGGGCCTCTGGCAGGTAAAAGTCTTTGTGTGCAGGGTCTCGGCCGTGCTCTTCTACATCAACATGTACGTCAGCATCGTGTTCTTCGGGCTCATTGGCTTTGACAGATATTATAAAATCGTGAAGCCTCTCTTGACTTCTTTCATCCAGTCCATAAGCTACAGCAAACTCCTGTCAGTGCTGGTGTGGAGCTTCACATTGCTCATCGCCCTTCCCAATATGATCCTGACCAATCGGAGTGTCACAGAGGCCACACGCGTGAAATGTATGGACCTTAAGAGTGACCTGGGCCTCAAGTGGCACAAAGCCTCCAGCTACATCTTTGTGGGCATCTTCTGGATTGTGTTTCTTTCCTTAATCATCTTCTACACTGCTATCACAAAGAAGATCTTTAAGTCCCACCTCAAGTCCAGAAAGAATTCCATATCAGTCAAGAAGAAATCTAGCCGCAATATATTCAGCATTATGTTCGTGTTTTTTATCTGCTTTGTACCTTACCACATTGCCAGAATCCCCTATACACAGAGCCAAACAGAAGCTCATTACAGCTGTCAGTCAAAACAAATCCTGTTCTATGTGAAAGAATTCTCTCTGCTACTGTCAGCTGCAAACGTATGCCTGGACcccattatttatttctttctatgCCAGCCATTTAGAGAGGTCTTGTGTAAGAAATTGCATATCCCATTAAAAACTCAGCATGACTCAGAAACTTCCAAAACCAAAAGGGAAAATATAATACAAGAAAGCACAGATACTTTGTGA